In Panacibacter ginsenosidivorans, the following proteins share a genomic window:
- a CDS encoding IS1595 family transposase, with translation MPNIFSQFQKEDECRKMLEASRWENGKPHCPFCGNEKYYVIEGGKRYKCANNKCYKKYSATTGTIFENSKLPLSLWFTAMHIITAHKKGISSCQLARDLGVEQKTAWFMNHRIREALKEKNSPLLDGTIEADETYMGRKYRADYKGLQPEEIDHKLSSKIKNKGAVLGLADRKNGTIRVKVFESNKTEFVVDAVRKNVSQGSVLHTDGSELYNSVEDEYFREKVIHSKKEWVKESMIVDKVHVNNVENFWGVMKRGVYGIYHQISFKHLERYADEFSYRYNSRKISDKERFNLTLERVNGRLTYNTLTGKNEISPEK, from the coding sequence ATGCCTAATATTTTTTCACAATTTCAGAAAGAAGATGAATGTAGAAAAATGCTCGAAGCATCAAGATGGGAAAATGGTAAGCCACATTGTCCTTTTTGTGGTAATGAAAAATACTACGTTATTGAAGGTGGTAAAAGATATAAATGTGCGAATAATAAATGCTATAAAAAATACAGCGCAACAACAGGAACAATATTTGAAAATAGCAAACTTCCTTTGTCTTTGTGGTTTACTGCAATGCACATTATTACTGCTCATAAGAAAGGTATTTCATCTTGTCAGTTAGCAAGGGATTTAGGTGTTGAACAGAAAACAGCATGGTTCATGAACCATAGAATAAGAGAGGCTTTAAAAGAAAAGAATAGCCCATTATTGGACGGCACAATAGAAGCAGATGAAACATACATGGGTCGTAAATATAGAGCAGATTACAAAGGTTTACAACCTGAAGAAATAGACCATAAGTTAAGTTCTAAAATAAAAAATAAAGGTGCTGTATTAGGTTTAGCAGATAGAAAGAATGGCACAATAAGAGTAAAAGTTTTTGAAAGTAATAAGACTGAATTTGTAGTGGATGCAGTAAGAAAAAATGTATCACAAGGGAGCGTATTACATACTGATGGAAGCGAATTATACAATTCTGTGGAGGACGAATACTTTAGAGAGAAAGTTATCCATTCGAAAAAAGAGTGGGTAAAGGAAAGTATGATAGTTGATAAGGTGCATGTTAATAATGTAGAGAACTTTTGGGGTGTAATGAAAAGAGGTGTTTATGGTATATACCATCAAATAAGTTTTAAGCACCTTGAACGCTATGCTGATGAATTTAGCTATAGGTACAACTCCCGTAAAATATCTGATAAGGAAAGGTTTAATCTTACATTAGAAAGAGTAAATGGCAGGTTAACATATAACACTCTCACAGGCAAAAATGAAATATCTCCCGAAAAGTAA
- a CDS encoding sulfotransferase family protein, giving the protein MNKAPVLIVGMARSGTTLVSHILGSLPGVHIEVEPHALWKSGNFKYLNDEEYDDRDKIAASIRNKLTKDLSGKVLIEKSPINCLRPNLVYKVFPDAKIVYIERNPVRCIYSNYTRSLKRDSFKLSIILKKYFVYTGSEDLKGAISERGLFKQISFKDIPRFLQYTARMFYLRQVAGTLPFGPKLKNFATIVKKKGLLYYHVAVFKAAQRYKKIYSELYGKNMQTFSMENIMNDHNEIKRMLDFLQFSYSEVWINNIQGSFDSERVKESAEPQAIDKEILALLDDNDTGNGFS; this is encoded by the coding sequence ATGAATAAAGCACCTGTATTGATTGTTGGTATGGCTCGCTCCGGAACTACCTTAGTTTCCCATATTTTAGGTAGCCTACCAGGGGTACATATAGAAGTGGAACCGCATGCGCTTTGGAAATCAGGTAATTTTAAATACTTAAATGATGAGGAATATGATGATAGAGATAAAATTGCTGCAAGTATCCGTAATAAGCTTACAAAAGATTTGTCTGGCAAAGTGCTTATAGAAAAGTCGCCTATCAATTGTTTACGGCCAAATCTTGTCTACAAAGTATTCCCTGATGCAAAGATCGTCTATATAGAAAGAAATCCTGTTCGCTGTATTTATTCCAATTATACCCGCTCTTTGAAAAGAGATTCCTTTAAATTATCCATCATTCTTAAAAAATATTTTGTTTACACTGGTTCCGAAGATTTGAAAGGAGCTATTAGTGAGCGAGGGTTGTTTAAACAAATCTCTTTTAAAGATATCCCTCGTTTTTTGCAGTACACAGCCAGAATGTTTTACCTGCGCCAAGTAGCGGGCACCCTGCCTTTCGGCCCTAAGCTAAAAAATTTTGCAACTATTGTAAAAAAGAAAGGTTTGTTGTATTATCACGTCGCCGTTTTTAAAGCAGCCCAGAGGTATAAAAAAATTTACAGTGAATTATATGGAAAAAATATGCAAACATTCAGCATGGAAAATATTATGAATGATCATAACGAGATCAAACGAATGTTGGACTTTCTTCAGTTTTCTTATTCTGAAGTGTGGATTAATAATATTCAAGGTTCTTTCGACAGTGAAAGAGTAAAAGAATCTGCTGAACCACAAGCTATAGACAAAGAGATACTGGCGTTACTCGATGATAATGATACAGGTAATGGTTTTTCATAG
- a CDS encoding glycosyltransferase family 4 protein, translating into MSDKKANILFFCSFPPPNTGQTIATKLIHDALADYYSIDVINIADENRFKRKSGAFSFSIVITLVKKFVELRKKLKTKSYDIVYVVFAPYTFSLLRDLAYTIIIKRSSEAVLIAHLHCGNYGDNFKKGIKKKLFDYLLQQTNKLIFLSPLLKHFKYPAEKTFFLTNMISADVVCTNKEVEEKLSARQNEGQFRIFFISNMIIEKGYEDLIAAAKILKQKNTKSFSVHLVGSWPSDGIREEFEKKLKEEKLEELVNIYGTVTDRAKIKSFFLEADVLVLPTYYPVEAQPLSIIEAFNAATPVISTYHASIPDMIAEGKNGFLIQARSPKEIADRIETLFEFSSWHQMACNARKSYLETYQRNITLPKLLEIFKS; encoded by the coding sequence ATGAGTGACAAGAAAGCGAACATACTTTTCTTTTGTAGTTTCCCACCGCCCAATACAGGACAAACTATCGCTACAAAACTTATTCATGATGCACTTGCAGATTATTACTCAATAGACGTAATTAACATTGCTGATGAAAACCGATTCAAAAGAAAATCAGGAGCTTTCAGTTTTTCGATAGTAATTACACTGGTTAAGAAATTTGTAGAACTGAGAAAAAAGCTCAAGACAAAAAGTTATGATATTGTCTACGTGGTTTTTGCGCCATACACTTTTTCCTTATTAAGAGACTTAGCATATACGATAATCATTAAACGATCAAGTGAAGCTGTTTTAATTGCTCATTTGCATTGCGGTAACTACGGAGACAATTTTAAAAAGGGCATCAAAAAAAAATTATTCGATTATCTGTTGCAGCAGACAAACAAGCTTATTTTCCTGAGCCCTTTGCTAAAGCATTTTAAGTATCCCGCAGAGAAAACTTTCTTTCTTACAAATATGATATCAGCTGATGTTGTTTGTACTAATAAAGAAGTTGAAGAAAAGCTGAGTGCGAGACAAAATGAAGGTCAATTCAGGATTTTTTTTATTAGCAATATGATAATTGAAAAAGGCTATGAAGATTTAATTGCTGCAGCAAAAATTTTGAAACAAAAGAATACAAAATCATTTTCAGTTCATCTTGTAGGAAGCTGGCCTTCAGATGGTATAAGAGAAGAGTTCGAAAAAAAATTAAAAGAAGAAAAGTTGGAAGAATTGGTAAACATTTATGGAACTGTTACCGATAGGGCTAAAATAAAATCTTTCTTTTTGGAAGCAGATGTCTTGGTATTACCAACCTATTATCCTGTAGAAGCACAACCTCTTTCTATAATTGAAGCTTTTAATGCTGCAACGCCTGTAATATCTACATATCATGCAAGTATTCCAGACATGATAGCAGAAGGCAAAAACGGATTTTTGATACAGGCCAGATCACCAAAAGAAATTGCTGATAGAATAGAAACTTTATTTGAGTTTTCTTCGTGGCATCAAATGGCTTGTAATGCCCGCAAATCTTATCTCGAAACTTATCAACGGAACATTACTTTACCAAAATTGCTGGAGATCTTTAAATCTTAA
- a CDS encoding GumC family protein: protein MNNNMNHKQGFQKKEDEFDVKKLIGRFLGYWKFYVIAIIFFVFLGLMYIRYSTPLYEVNAQVLVQEDQGASSSSFPSSDLMSDFGDLFDVQNNVYNELAILQTKDLLEKVVKEMNLNVVCYNKGDIRDVEVYQKAPFTVNFQPSVDTILATTIYLTFPQQNKDNSFTINIGDTSYTAKFGDVLNIPTGKLTLTRSGMPFQSNSYILSLNSVDAVIDAIQKNLSIDIKDKETTVIFLSYNTNVPKKGEDMLQNLITSYINRNLNEKNQISDSTIAFVNSRINIVSKELGLIETDIQHFKQSNKIADITEQSKALIDNGSTYYAKLNELDVQLSVVKTMLGYIVNESNNDRPVPALLTDDPTFLGLVQEYNNLIIQKSRVLLSVKEGNPIAQNITNQITTLRNDIVKSLQNQQKTIEIGRDRIVKENNLLGSKVYDVPAQEREYVNLSRERDVKQALYLYLLQKKEETAITKASNMSSAAIIEKPRADFLPYFPNKPVILALSVLVALIVPTGFIIFKQLFNTKVLAREDITNTTHATILAEIGHSDKQGVLSPDTEGRSVIAEQFRMFRTNMDFLIANKKPAHVLITSSMTGEGKSFIASNLGMLYAYSGKKVLLMELDLRKPKLSSMLNMPNNTGLSNYIISNKPYQDFIKPVPQKDNLFLMSSGPIPPNPAELLMSDKMRDLFAQLDEEFDIIILDTPPIGAVTDAQILSKYSDINLYVIRQYYTLKHNLDIINDLLEHERLSNLYLVVNDVKKGSSYRYGYGYSYGYGYGYTEAEKKSKKKWFGFKS from the coding sequence ATGAATAATAATATGAATCATAAACAGGGGTTTCAAAAAAAGGAAGACGAATTCGATGTAAAAAAACTTATCGGCCGCTTTCTCGGATATTGGAAATTCTATGTTATTGCTATAATCTTTTTTGTTTTTCTTGGATTAATGTATATAAGATACTCAACGCCATTGTATGAAGTTAATGCTCAGGTGCTGGTACAGGAAGATCAGGGAGCAAGCTCTTCTTCCTTTCCTTCTTCGGACCTTATGAGTGATTTTGGGGATTTATTTGACGTGCAAAATAACGTTTATAACGAGCTTGCTATATTACAAACTAAAGATCTGCTTGAAAAAGTAGTGAAAGAAATGAATCTAAATGTGGTTTGTTATAATAAGGGCGATATAAGAGATGTGGAGGTCTATCAAAAAGCACCTTTCACAGTAAATTTTCAACCTTCTGTAGATACGATACTTGCCACAACCATATATCTTACATTTCCACAACAGAATAAAGATAATAGCTTTACTATTAATATTGGTGATACAAGCTATACAGCAAAATTCGGTGATGTATTAAATATCCCGACTGGTAAGCTAACTCTTACACGTTCAGGAATGCCTTTTCAAAGTAATAGTTACATACTTTCATTGAATTCAGTGGATGCTGTAATTGATGCAATCCAAAAGAACCTCAGTATTGATATTAAAGACAAAGAGACTACGGTCATTTTTCTTTCTTATAATACCAATGTCCCTAAGAAAGGAGAAGATATGTTACAAAATCTTATCACCTCCTATATCAATAGAAATCTTAATGAAAAAAACCAAATATCAGATAGTACAATCGCTTTTGTAAACAGTCGTATAAATATTGTTTCAAAAGAACTGGGTCTTATAGAAACGGATATTCAGCATTTCAAACAATCTAATAAGATCGCAGATATTACAGAGCAATCAAAGGCTTTGATTGATAATGGCAGTACATATTATGCAAAGCTTAATGAGCTTGACGTGCAGTTAAGCGTAGTAAAAACTATGCTTGGCTATATAGTGAACGAAAGCAATAACGACCGTCCTGTTCCTGCATTACTTACAGACGATCCCACTTTCCTTGGCCTTGTACAGGAATACAATAACCTGATTATACAAAAAAGCAGGGTGTTACTTTCTGTAAAAGAAGGAAACCCCATAGCGCAAAATATAACAAATCAAATCACAACACTTAGAAATGATATTGTAAAAAGTCTTCAGAACCAGCAAAAAACAATTGAAATAGGTAGAGACAGAATAGTTAAAGAAAACAATTTATTAGGAAGTAAAGTATACGACGTACCTGCACAGGAGCGCGAATATGTAAATCTTTCCCGTGAGAGAGATGTAAAGCAGGCGCTTTATCTTTACCTGTTACAAAAGAAAGAAGAAACAGCAATTACCAAGGCCTCAAATATGTCAAGCGCTGCTATTATTGAAAAACCAAGAGCCGATTTTCTTCCATATTTTCCCAATAAGCCTGTAATACTTGCTTTAAGTGTGCTTGTGGCGCTAATTGTTCCTACTGGTTTTATTATTTTTAAACAGCTTTTCAATACAAAAGTTTTGGCAAGAGAAGATATCACTAATACTACTCATGCTACTATTTTAGCTGAAATCGGGCATAGCGATAAGCAAGGTGTATTATCACCGGATACGGAAGGCCGTTCTGTAATTGCAGAACAATTCCGAATGTTCCGTACCAACATGGATTTTCTTATAGCCAACAAAAAACCTGCACATGTACTTATAACATCTTCCATGACAGGAGAAGGCAAATCATTTATCGCATCTAATCTTGGTATGTTATATGCCTATAGTGGCAAAAAGGTTTTACTAATGGAGCTCGATCTTAGAAAGCCCAAACTTTCTTCTATGCTTAACATGCCTAATAATACCGGTTTATCTAATTATATTATTTCAAACAAACCTTATCAGGACTTTATAAAACCCGTGCCTCAAAAAGATAACCTTTTTCTTATGAGTTCGGGACCTATCCCACCCAATCCGGCTGAATTACTCATGTCTGATAAAATGCGTGATCTGTTTGCACAACTTGATGAAGAGTTTGATATTATTATACTCGATACACCACCGATTGGCGCCGTTACAGACGCTCAAATATTATCAAAGTATAGTGATATTAATCTTTACGTAATAAGGCAGTATTACACATTGAAACATAATCTCGATATTATAAACGACCTGCTTGAGCATGAGCGTCTTTCTAATCTTTATCTCGTGGTTAACGATGTAAAAAAAGGCTCATCTTACAGGTACGGCTATGGTTACAGTTACGGTTATGGCTATGGTTATACCGAGGCTGAAAAGAAATCGAAGAAAAAATGGTTTGGGTTTAAAAGCTAA
- the gmd gene encoding GDP-mannose 4,6-dehydratase, translating into MKTALITGVNGQDGAYLSELLLEKGYMVHGIKRRASLINTERIDHLYQDPHEQGVRFRLHYGDMTDSTNLIRIIQEVQPDEIYNLAAMSHVKVSFDIPEYTANADGIGTLRILEAVRLLGLEKKTRIYQASTSELYGLVQEVPQKETTPFYPRSPYAVAKLYAYWITVNYREAYKMFACNGILFNHESPLRGETFVTRKITRAVAAIALGLQKTLFLGNLDARRDWGHARDYVKAMWLILQQDEPEDFVIATGITTPVREFVKMAFAEIGVQLEFRGSGVNEKGYVAASTHADFPLETGTCVVAVDPAYFRPTEVDLLIGDPSKSKQKLGWEPECTLDQLVKEMVTADIEVFKQKNKTQFEHLIG; encoded by the coding sequence ATGAAGACAGCATTAATTACAGGCGTGAACGGACAGGATGGTGCATATCTTTCGGAACTCCTGCTTGAAAAAGGTTATATGGTGCATGGTATAAAACGCCGTGCTTCTCTTATTAATACAGAACGAATAGATCATTTATACCAGGATCCGCATGAACAGGGTGTACGCTTTCGCCTGCATTATGGTGATATGACAGACAGTACCAATCTTATACGCATTATACAGGAAGTGCAGCCTGATGAGATATACAATCTTGCTGCTATGAGCCATGTAAAAGTAAGTTTTGATATACCTGAATATACTGCCAATGCAGATGGCATAGGCACCCTACGCATATTGGAAGCTGTGCGTTTACTTGGCCTTGAGAAAAAAACACGTATTTACCAGGCAAGCACTTCTGAGTTATATGGACTGGTACAGGAAGTACCGCAAAAAGAAACAACGCCTTTTTATCCACGCAGCCCTTATGCTGTGGCTAAATTATACGCTTACTGGATAACAGTAAATTATCGTGAGGCATACAAGATGTTTGCCTGCAATGGCATTTTATTTAATCATGAAAGTCCTTTGCGTGGAGAGACATTTGTAACACGTAAGATAACGAGAGCAGTTGCGGCTATTGCATTGGGTTTGCAAAAAACGCTATTTCTCGGAAATCTTGATGCACGCCGCGATTGGGGTCATGCACGGGATTATGTAAAGGCTATGTGGTTAATATTACAACAAGACGAACCGGAAGATTTTGTAATAGCAACAGGCATAACTACACCGGTAAGAGAATTTGTAAAAATGGCTTTTGCCGAAATTGGTGTGCAGCTTGAGTTTCGGGGAAGTGGCGTTAATGAAAAAGGTTATGTTGCTGCAAGCACACATGCAGATTTTCCATTGGAAACAGGCACTTGTGTTGTAGCGGTAGACCCCGCTTATTTCAGGCCAACAGAAGTAGATCTGTTGATTGGCGATCCTTCCAAATCAAAACAAAAATTAGGATGGGAGCCTGAGTGCACACTTGATCAGTTGGTAAAAGAAATGGTTACTGCAGATATTGAAGTTTTTAAACAAAAAAATAAAACGCAGTTTGAGCATCTTATAGGGTGA
- a CDS encoding single-stranded DNA-binding protein: protein MNNVRNKVQLIGNLGNTPEVKVLDSGKKLVRISLATNETYKNAKGEKITETQWHNVIAWDKAAEIVEKYFTKGLEVLIEGKLVNHSYTDKEGIKRYATEVQANELLILTKK from the coding sequence ATGAACAACGTAAGGAACAAAGTACAATTGATCGGAAATCTTGGTAATACACCGGAAGTAAAAGTATTGGATAGTGGTAAAAAACTGGTCCGTATAAGCCTTGCCACAAACGAAACTTATAAAAATGCAAAAGGCGAAAAAATAACCGAAACACAATGGCATAATGTTATTGCATGGGACAAAGCCGCTGAGATAGTAGAAAAATATTTCACCAAAGGCCTTGAAGTATTAATTGAGGGTAAACTGGTGAACCATAGTTATACAGATAAAGAAGGTATAAAAAGATATGCTACAGAAGTACAGGCAAACGAATTGCTGATACTTACCAAAAAATAA
- a CDS encoding sulfotransferase domain-containing protein produces the protein MKYLISKISIYARNILALKSTDVFLVSFPKSGNTWVRFYLCNLLNNIPSLHFTDQPIDFKILDDIMPELGKNNLTVSWPYKGFPRIIKTHIAYKPVLGKHRTILVVRDPRDVMVSYFKFEKTKSVSNFTGDNISAFIKNQKFGIEAWCKHFLSWQRYTAMIVKYEDLKERDINIFEEMNNFLSLSVDKNVFLKSVEQSRFENIKKIEESRGLADPSKVNSNFKFARSGKTGQWKEMLSAEDLNYIKDTLNRYSINLYNDYEVS, from the coding sequence ATGAAGTATTTAATAAGTAAAATAAGCATTTATGCAAGAAATATATTAGCACTTAAATCAACAGATGTATTTCTTGTATCATTTCCAAAGTCCGGCAATACTTGGGTTCGTTTTTATCTTTGTAACTTGCTTAATAATATACCATCATTACATTTTACAGATCAGCCAATTGATTTTAAGATCCTGGATGATATAATGCCCGAATTAGGAAAAAATAATCTTACCGTTTCATGGCCCTATAAGGGGTTTCCGCGGATAATAAAAACTCATATTGCTTATAAACCGGTTTTGGGTAAACACCGAACAATACTAGTGGTGCGTGATCCCAGAGATGTCATGGTATCTTATTTTAAATTTGAAAAAACCAAGTCAGTATCAAATTTTACCGGAGATAACATAAGTGCATTTATTAAAAATCAAAAATTCGGTATAGAAGCATGGTGTAAACATTTTCTTTCCTGGCAGAGATATACAGCCATGATAGTAAAGTATGAGGATTTAAAAGAAAGAGATATAAATATTTTTGAAGAGATGAATAATTTCCTCAGCTTATCTGTAGATAAAAATGTTTTTTTAAAGTCAGTAGAACAATCCCGGTTTGAGAACATAAAGAAAATAGAAGAATCCAGAGGGCTTGCAGATCCATCAAAGGTGAATAGTAATTTTAAGTTTGCACGTTCCGGTAAAACAGGTCAATGGAAAGAGATGCTATCTGCTGAAGATTTGAATTATATTAAAGATACGCTTAACAGGTATTCGATTAACTTATATAATGATTATGAAGTTAGCTGA
- a CDS encoding sulfotransferase domain-containing protein, with amino-acid sequence MNNQLDFLVIGTQKGATTWLYECLKEHPQICLPADKKEIEYIGGKIFQEKGTDWYFSLVEHAKQNQLKGDVSVEYMWDPSSPSLVKELLPDVKLIASLRNPADRAISAYYWYLRKNLLPSDKNILETFQYLKTCYLEGRRDVQGVDIIERGMYHTQLARYTALFQPQQILVLLYEEIKEQPGKVLEQIYNFLNIDKNFVPVAINERPKQNSYSKWLVAFERIAPKSKIIAAVSNKLNQLTSSPKTKQELSPEKKAAYSLLAELFENSVIETNKIIKALPEKNQPIKSDVLNIWNKHL; translated from the coding sequence ATGAATAATCAACTTGATTTTTTAGTAATTGGTACTCAAAAAGGGGCAACTACATGGCTGTATGAATGCCTTAAAGAGCATCCTCAGATATGTTTACCTGCAGATAAAAAAGAAATAGAATATATAGGGGGCAAAATTTTTCAGGAAAAAGGTACTGATTGGTATTTTTCGCTGGTGGAACATGCAAAACAAAATCAGCTGAAAGGAGATGTATCAGTAGAATATATGTGGGATCCAAGCTCGCCGTCGTTAGTAAAGGAATTACTGCCTGATGTAAAACTTATTGCTTCTTTACGTAATCCGGCAGATAGAGCTATCTCTGCATATTATTGGTATTTGCGCAAGAATCTCTTACCATCAGATAAGAATATTTTAGAAACATTTCAATATCTGAAAACCTGTTACCTTGAAGGAAGAAGAGATGTACAGGGAGTAGATATTATAGAACGGGGCATGTATCATACACAACTTGCGAGGTATACTGCATTATTTCAACCGCAGCAAATACTGGTTTTATTGTATGAGGAAATTAAAGAGCAGCCTGGAAAAGTGTTAGAGCAGATCTACAATTTTTTGAATATTGATAAAAATTTTGTTCCTGTTGCTATTAATGAAAGACCGAAACAAAACAGTTATTCAAAATGGCTTGTTGCATTTGAAAGGATTGCTCCTAAATCCAAAATAATCGCAGCTGTTTCAAACAAATTAAATCAACTGACTTCTTCTCCTAAAACAAAACAGGAGTTATCACCTGAGAAAAAAGCAGCTTATAGTTTACTTGCAGAACTTTTTGAAAATTCTGTAATAGAAACAAACAAAATTATAAAAGCCTTGCCTGAAAAGAATCAACCTATAAAAAGTGATGTACTTAATATCTGGAATAAGCATTTATAA
- the fcl gene encoding GDP-L-fucose synthase, with translation MQKDDKIYIAGHRGMVGGALKRCLEKLEYTNLLTRTSKELDLRSQAAVMEFFEQEKPAYVFLAAAKVGGIMANNTYRAEFLYDNLMIETNIIHAAYINGVKKLMFLGSSCIYPKLAPQPLKEEYLLSGFLEATNEPYAIAKITGIKLCEAYRDQYGCNFISAMPTNLYGIGDNYHPQNSHVLPALIRKFHEAKENDEAFVTVWGSGTPMREFLYADDLAEACIFLMKNYSEKQFVNIGTGEDLTIKDLAEMVRSTVGFEGEIVFDASKPDGTPRKLMDVSKLNTLGWKYHTTLKEGIKLAYEDFLSKQSVENMAN, from the coding sequence ATGCAGAAAGACGATAAAATATATATAGCAGGACACAGAGGTATGGTAGGCGGGGCACTAAAACGTTGCCTGGAAAAACTTGAATATACAAACCTGCTTACACGTACATCAAAAGAGCTCGATCTCCGAAGCCAGGCGGCAGTAATGGAATTTTTTGAACAGGAAAAACCTGCTTATGTATTTCTTGCTGCTGCAAAGGTTGGTGGTATAATGGCCAATAATACCTATCGTGCAGAATTTCTGTATGATAACCTGATGATCGAAACAAACATTATTCATGCAGCTTATATAAACGGAGTAAAAAAATTAATGTTCCTGGGAAGCTCATGCATTTACCCGAAACTTGCGCCGCAACCATTAAAAGAAGAATACCTGCTTTCTGGTTTTTTAGAAGCTACTAATGAACCTTATGCAATAGCAAAGATCACCGGTATTAAATTATGTGAAGCGTACAGAGATCAGTATGGATGTAATTTTATAAGCGCCATGCCAACCAATTTGTATGGTATTGGAGATAACTATCATCCCCAAAATTCTCATGTACTGCCTGCCTTGATACGCAAGTTTCATGAAGCAAAAGAAAACGACGAGGCTTTTGTTACAGTTTGGGGTTCGGGTACGCCAATGCGTGAATTCTTATATGCAGATGATCTTGCAGAAGCCTGCATTTTCTTAATGAAAAATTACAGTGAAAAACAATTTGTAAATATTGGTACAGGTGAAGACCTTACTATCAAAGACTTGGCAGAGATGGTAAGATCAACTGTTGGATTTGAAGGAGAGATCGTATTTGATGCATCCAAGCCGGATGGCACTCCACGCAAACTAATGGATGTTTCTAAATTGAATACACTTGGGTGGAAATATCATACAACACTTAAAGAAGGCATAAAGCTTGCATATGAAGATTTTCTAAGTAAACAATCAGTTGAAAATATGGCTAATTGA